A section of the Oryza sativa Japonica Group chromosome 1, ASM3414082v1 genome encodes:
- the LOC4325508 gene encoding pentatricopeptide repeat-containing protein At1g30610, chloroplastic isoform X1, whose amino-acid sequence MAAPPPSATVGLIPNLAGRGVLLPASAPDSSACHGFVVPTRRRRRVSVAPFGWGLARRGRVSDARADGFGAMCAVAGGEAGPGSSELRHVEKELTFSPTFTDYVKIMESVKLDRSKSLESTESDGRSSRRRFTGDGDAPVVRRGDERSGDGRSTSFDRQKGSQRNRGDVNERSMANNDIQNNSIRLVEKKKPGDVEKRRGRQGKVDEYVQRRIVRGEISEDEGNVDKNERKQFTLQLKMKDTRGSMVAHQSERNMHVQSNARKGLQRQSTSMVSHISSPSNSRIILENTKSLVKRGKENFSSPARSIYENNFKYPRERKFTNYDVNADDKFQRYQQTTENSGRGVVVGRFGEGDIDYNKATVSKRYGNRQATSGHDGHPTVSLKRGKPEAIRMQRGENVQTGKFIRRDAKAIDLDDRAAFKTFEVFTDVRNRPRVLQMELEDRIQKLASRLNATDVNTPEWKFSKMIHDAKIKFSDHSILRVVQILGRYGNWKRVLQVVEWLQSRERFKSYKSRYIYTTVLDVLGKAKRPFEALNVFYTMLDQLSSYPDMAAYHCIAVTLGQSGLVKELFDVIDRMRSPPKKFKLSPIQNWDPRLEPDLIVYNAVLNACVQQKQWEGAFWVLQQLKEKNIRPTNTTYGLVMEVMLVCGKYNLVYEFFNKVEKTSIPGTLNYKVLINALWREGKIDEAVMAVKGMESRGIVGSASLYYDLARCLCSGGRCKEALLQVEKICKVANKPLVVTYTGLIQTCIDNGSMENAKYIFDEMCKYCSPNNITCNIMLKSYTEHGMFEDAKDLLENILSGRIRSKVESSQKAIADKFTFNIFMEACAEAKRWNDFEYAFRKMLSSGYHFDERRHLRMVLDAYRNGKEQLLEDVWDYMCQYGRVPPAPMIMERFCLKLRQGDTVAAMSCINTFQESKIRNVSSMSWFNLLNRNGDRLKEDIIIKLLHELNNLVSSSGHSDSLYQNIISSCTEFLSVSTSVEKASSDQQMLPCTS is encoded by the exons atggcggcgccgccgccgagcgcgaCGGTGGGGCTGATTCCCAACCTGGCGGGGCGCGGGGTCTTGCTCCCCGCCTCGGCGCCTGATTCGAGCGCGTGCCACGGGTTCGTGgttccgacgaggaggaggaggagggtctcCGTGGCGCCGTTTGGTTGGGGTTTGGCGAGGAGAGGCCGGGTTTCTGACGCGAGAGCGGATGGTTTTGGTGCTATGTGCGCGGTGGCTGGCGGCGAGGCTGGTCCCGGTTCGTCCGAGTTGCGGCACGTCGAGAAGGAGCTGACGTTTAGCCCGACTTTCACCGACTATGTGAAGATCATGGAGTCGGTGAAGTTGGACAGGAGCAAGAGTTTAGAGAGCACAGAATCGGATGgaaggagctcgaggaggaggtTTACAGGCGATGGCGATGCACCGGTTGTTCGGCGAGGGGACGAGAGGTCAGGTGATGGAAGGAGTACATCTTTTGATAGGCAAAAGGGATCTCAGAGGAACAGAGGGGATGTGAATGAGAGGAGCATGGCGAATAATGATATTCAGAACAATAGTATTAGGttagtagagaaaaaaaagccaGGTGATGTTGAAAAGCGTCGGGGAAGACAGGGAAAGGTAGATGAATATGTACAGAGAAGAATTGTTCGAGGTGAGATTAGTGAAGATGAAGGTAATGTTGATAAAAATGAGCGCAAGCAGTTTACATTGCAGTTGAAGATGAAAGATACTAGAGGTAGTATGGTTGCTCATCAATCAGAGAGAAACATGCATGTTCAGTCAAATGCACGGAAGGGTTTGCAAAGACAGTCGACTTCGATGGTAAGCCATATTTCTAGCCCTTCAAACAGCAGAATTATATTGGAGAACACCAAGTCTTTGGTAAAAAGGGGAAAGGAGAACTTTAGTAGCCCAGCAAGAAGCATATATGAGAACAATTTCAAATATCCCAGAGAAAGAAAATTTACCAACTATGATGTCAATGCTGATGATAAATTTCAAAGATACCAGCAAACAACAGAAAATTCAGGGAGAGGTGTTGTAGTGGGAAGGTTTGGAGAGGGTGATATTGATTATAACAAGGCTACTGTAAGCAAAAGATATGGCAATAGGCAGGCAACGTCTGGGCATGATGGTCATCCAACGGTCAGCTTGAAGCGTGGAAAACCTGAAGCAATTCGAATGCAGAGAGGGGAAAATGTCCAAACAGGGAAGTTTATTAGGAGAGATGCGAAAGCTATAGACTTGGACGATAGAGCTGCTTTCAAGACTTTTGAGGTATTCACTGATGTCAGAAACAGGCCACGGGTTCTTCAAATGGAACTGGAAGATAGAATTCAGAAATTGGCTAGTCG GCTGAATGCTACAGATGTAAATACTCCAGAGTGGAAATTCTCCAAAATGATTCATGATGCAAAAATCAAATTCTCTGACCACTCTATCCTAAGGGTCGTTCAAATACTGGGTCGATATGGAAACTGGAAACGGGTCTTGCAAGTTGTTGAATGGCTTCAATCCCGTGAAAGATTCAAGTCCTACAAGAGCAG GTATATTTATACAACAGTGCTTGATGTTCTTGGGAAGGCAAAAAGACCTTTTGAGGCATTGAATGTATTTTACACCATGCTG GATCAATTGTCTTCTTATCCTGACATGGCTGCTTATCATTGTATTGCTGTGACTCTTGGCCAATCTGGTCTTGTAAAAGAGCTATTTGATGTGATTGACCGCATGCGTTCTCCTCCTAAGAAGTTTAAGCTAAGTCCTATTCAGAATTGGGATCCTAGGTTGGAACCAGACCTCATTGTGTACAATGCG GTTCTGAATGCCTGTGTGCAACAAAAGCAATGGGAAGGAGCATTCTGGGTTCTGCAACAGTTGAAAGAGAAGAACATCCGCCCTACAAATACAACATATGGTCTTGTAATGGAG GTAATGCTTGTTTGTGGCAAGTACAACTTGGTGTACGAGTTCTTCAATAAGGTGGAGAAAACGTCAATACCCGGCACTTTGAACTATAAAG TTCTCATTAATGCTCTTTGGAGAGAAGGGAAGATTGATGAAGCAGTCATGGCTGTCAAGGGTATGGAAAGTCGTGGAATAGTTGGTTCTGCCAGTCTTTATTATGACCTTGCTAGGTGCCTTTGCAGTGGAGGCCGGTGCAAAGAGGCACTTCTCCAG GTCGAGAAGATTTGCAAGGTTGCAAACAAACCACTGGTTGTTACCTACACAGGACTGATCCAAACCTGTATAGACAATGGAAGCATGGAAAATGCTAAATACATATTTGACGAAATGTGCAAATACTGCTCACCTAATAACATAACATGCAACATCATGCTGAAGTCATACACTGAACATGGAATGTTTGAGGATGCAAAAGATCTATTGGAGAATATTCTCAGTGGCAGGATAAGGAGTAAAGTGGAATCGAGTCAAAAGGCAATTGCAGACAAGTTTACTTTCAATATTTTCATGGAGGCCTGTGCTGAAGCAAAGAGGTGGAATGATTTTGAGTATGCATTTCGCAAAATGTTATCTAGTGGCTACCACTTTGACGAACGAAGGCACCTTCGTATGGTGCTTGATGCATATAGGAACGGGAAG GAGCAGTTATTGGAAGATGTATGGGACTACATGTGCCAATATGGCCGAGTTCCGCCTGCCCCCATGATAATGGAAAGATTTTGCCTGAAACTGAGACAAGGGGACACAGTGGCGGCGATGTCCTGCATCAATACCTTTCAGGAGAGCAAGATACGCAATGTTTCATCCATGTCCTGGTTCAATCTGCTGAACCGTAATGGGGATCGCTTGAAGGAGGATATTATTATCAAGCTACTTCATGAACTCAACAACCTTGTAAGCTCAAGTGGTCACTCTGATTCTTTGTATCAAAATATTATAAGTAGCTGTACAGAATTCCTTTCTGTTTCCACCTCTGTAGAAAAGGCGTCTTCTGATCAGCAGATGCTTCCCTGTACGTCATAG
- the LOC4325510 gene encoding rop guanine nucleotide exchange factor 9, with translation MVRRHLLRGHSLDRFLPIRSLIMSSSSSFSSSSPSPPPPSSSSSRGSSSGRWCGVSVAEEDEDDAAVSATTTPPLPPLQKRVLSRSHGSKAKPLGGSVDHLPPVVPPSSKNVRDSGPPSEIDLVKEKFAKLLLGEDMSGTGKGVSSALALSNAITNLAASVFGEQRRLEPMSADRRARWNKEIDWLLSVTDHIVEFVPSQQASTDGTSMEVMGTQQRRDLLINIPALRKLDAMLLEYLDNFKDEQEFWYVKKDADEGEKGDAPRQGDKWWIPTVRVPPEGLPDASKKWILHQKDLVGQVLKAAMAINADVLTEMEIPGEYIETLPKNGRSSLGDSIYKIITDDHFDPNELLSSVDLSTEHKIVDLKDRIEASVVIWQRKISNKLSWGPGVSLEKREQFEERAQTVLLILKHQFPGVPQSSLDISKIQYNKDVGYAILESYSRTLESLAFAVLSRIEDVLHADAIARDPKRTKSRRRPSLVDIPEIIDNALEEEETVNSIDANSQVTNNSIHWQEQEHEDKGARLRKVHRMVTKKLLHIEKVDNLGGGLKSFSHR, from the exons ATGGTGCGGCGGCACCTGCTGCGCGGACACAGCCTGGACAGGTTCCTGCCGATCAGGAGCCTCATCATGTCGTCCAGCTCTTCcttctcgtcgtcgtctccgtcgccgccgccgccgtcgtcgtcgtcgtcacgggGAAGCAGCAGCGGCAGGTGGTGCGGCGTCAGCGTggccgaggaggacgaggacgatgccgccgtctccgcgacgacgaccccgccactgccgccgctgcAGAAGCGGGTGCTGTCGAGGAGCCACGGGTCCAAGGCCAAGCCGCTGGGCGGCTCCGTCGACCACCTGCCGCCGGTGGTGCCGCCATCGTCGAAGAACGTCCGTGACAGTGGACCGCCTTCAG AGATTGATCTGGTGAAGGAGAAGTTCGCCAAGCTGCTGCTCGGCGAGGACATGTCCGGCACCGGCAAAGGTGTCTCCTCCGCTCTTGCTCTCTCCAACGCCATCACAAATCTCGCAG CTTCGGTATTCGGGGAGCAGCGCCGGCTCGAGCCCATGTCTGCCGACCGGAGAGCTCGATGGAACAAGGAGATCGACTGGCTGCTGTCGGTCACCGACCACATCGTCGAGTTCGTCCCTTCGCAACAGGCGTCCACGGATGGAACCAGCATGGAG GTGATGGGTACCCAGCAGCGCAGAGATCTTCTCATCAATATCCCGGCATTGCGAAAACTCGACGCCATGCTCCTT GAGTATCTTGACAATTTCAAAGATGAACAAGAATTCTGGTACGTAAAAAAAGACGCAGATGAGGGTGAAAAGGGCGATGCGCCAAGACAGGGCGACAAGTGGTGGATCCCTACAGTTCGAGTCCCTCCCGAGGGTCTGCCAGATGCGTCGAAAAAATGGATTCTGCACCAGAAAGACCTTGTAGGGCAGGTGCTGAAGGCAGCCATGGCTATCAATGCTGATGTTCTTACAGAGATGGAGATCCCGGGAGAGTACATTGAAACTCTGCCTAAG AATGGAAGGTCTAGTCTTGGAGACTCGATATACAAAATTATAACTGATGATCATTTCGATCCCAATGAGCTCTTAAGTTCTGTAGACTTGTCGACAGAGCACAAGATCGTCGATCTCAAAGACCGAATTGAGGCCTCCGTTGTAATTTGGCAGAGGAAAATTTCCAATAAGCTTTCCTGGGGCCCCGGTGTTAGCTTGGAGAAGCGAGAGCAGTTTGAAGAGCGGGCGCAAACTGTCCTACTCATCCTCAAGCACCAGTTCCCTGGGGTTCCTCAGTCATCACTTGACATCAGCAAGATACAATACAAcaag GATGTTGGGTATGCCATCTTGGAGAGCTACTCCAGGACTCTTGAGAGCTTAGCCTTTGCAGTTTTATCTCGGATCGAGGATGTTCTTCACGCTGATGCCATTGCTAGAGACCCAAAGCGCACGAAATCAAGGAGAAGGCCCAGTCTAGTTGACATCCCCGAGATCATTGACAATGCACTGGAGGAAGAGGAGACTGTGAACAGCATAGATGCCAATTCACAAGTGACCAACAACTCTATTCACTGGCAAGAGCAAGAACACGAGGACAAAGGCGCGAGGCTGAGGAAAGTCCACCGCATGGTCACAAAGAAACTTTTGCACATTGAGAAAGTTGATAATTTGGGGGGTGGGTTGAAAAGCTTTTCTCATAGGTAG
- the LOC9272063 gene encoding uncharacterized protein — MAMLGRKRGGSSSAKLPPHAEDPRAAPPPPQAGLTATDGGQEVAMSQFVAQLDEAARKRLDSMNQRLRWLEQQMETLEAEVGKASSAD; from the exons ATGGCCATGCtcgggaggaagagagggggatCGTCGTCGGCCAAGCTGCCACCCCACGCCGAGGACCCGCGTgcggctcctccgccgccgcaggccgGCCTCACCGCCACCGACGGTGGGCAGGAGGTGGCCATGTCGCAATTCGTCGCGCAGCTAG ACGAGGCGGCGCGGAAGAGGCTGGACAGCATGAACCAGAGGCTCAGGTGGCTGGAGCAGCAGATGGAGACgctggaggcggaggtcgggaAAGCCAGCTCCGCCGACTGA
- the LOC4325911 gene encoding tubby-like F-box protein 1, which yields MPRETPPPPPPEGGEVHEVVEGEDGQAEDQEERWARLLPELMSEVVRRVEASGGERWPARKDVVSCACVCRRWRDAAVAVVRPPAESGKITFPSSLKQPGPREFPMQCFIKRNKKNSTFYLYLGLTNATVDKGKFLMAARRFRRGPHTEYIVSLDADDLSQGSNAYMGKLRSDFWGTNFKIYDSKPPYDGAKASSSRSSRRFGSRRISPQVSAGNYEVGQVSYKYNLLKSRGPRRMYCALECPSTQETWENCLKTKFRKPTGNTVLRNKAPRWHEHLQCWCLNFHGRVTVASVKNFQLVAAADPNDPASSKDEETVLLQFGKVDDNIFTMDYRQPLSAFQAFAISLSSFGTKLACE from the exons ATGCCTcgggagacgccgccgccgccgccgccggagggcgGCGAGGTGCACGAGGTGGTGGAGGGGGAGGACGGGCAGGCGGAGGACCAGGAGGAGAGGTGGGCGCGGCTGCTGCCGGAGCTGATGTCCGAGGTGGTGCGGCGCGTGGAGGCGTCCGGGGGCGAGCGTTGGCCCGCGCGGAAGGACGTGGTCTCCTGCGCCTGCGtgtgccggcggtggcgggacgctgccgtcgccgtcgtgcggcCGCCCGCGGAGTCCGGCAAGATCACCTTCCCGTCCTCGCTCAAGCAG CCAGGGCCAAGGGAGTTCCCAATGCAATGTTTCATTAAGCGGAATAAGAAGAACTCTACGTTCTACCTCTACCTTGGTTTGACAAATG CAACTGTGGATAAAGGGAAGTTCCTCATGGCTGCTAGAAGGTTTAGACGTGGTCCCCATACCGAGTACATCGTATCCCTTGATGCTGATGACCTTTCACAAGGAAGCAATGCATACATGGGGAAACTGAG ATCTGATTTTTGGGGGACAAACTTCAAAATATATGATAGCAAGCCACCATATGATGGCGCTAAAGCATCAAGTAGTCGATCCAGTCGGCGTTTTGGAAGTAGAAGGATAAGTCCCCAAGTGTCAGCAGGAAACTATGAAGTTGGACAGGTTTCCTATAAATACAACCTGCTCAAATCCAGAGGTCCTAGGAGAATGTATTGTGCACTTGAGTGCCCTTCAACTCAAGAGACATGGGAAAACTGTCTAAAGACGAAGTTCAGAAAACCCACAGGGAACACAGTTCTAAGAAACAAAGCTCCCCGCTGGCATGAGCACTTGCAGTGCTGGTGCTTGAACTTCCATGGGCGGGTGACAGTTGCATCTGTCAAGAATTTCCAACTAGTTGCTGCTGCTGATCCCAATGATCCTGCTAGCTCGAAGGATGAGGAAACAGTTCTGTTGCAGTTTGGTAAGGTCGATGACAATATCTTCACGATGGATTACCGGCAGCCACTCTCAGCGTTTCAAGCCTTTGCTATCAGCCTCAGCAGCTTTGGTACCAAGCTAGCTTGTGAATAG
- the LOC4325509 gene encoding protein MALE DISCOVERER 2 → MWKMVDALLRCSALVALVLHFVVNGCSAVNTEGSALLKFQSRVEEDPHGAMAGWSERDGDPCSWNGVRCVDGRVVILNLKDLSLRGTLGPELGSLSHLRALVLSNNLFDGPIPKEMSDLAMLEILDLSNNNLTGEVPQEIAEMQSIKHLLLSNNNFQWPLIQNSYRNFDQEIDFDVYDERGDVYQRSENGFESDSSSEENTKDNNNLSAHLSSQFAARNPTVQLSRRRLLEDTNLAAASANAPVPAVASVPSTGTGSFSAFKEIKVPPPLSPPSSPPMSSGPPQRSKRWLYAIVISSIALLFIGIACMFLLCRNKSVATIGPWKTGLSGQLQKAFVTGVPKLQRSELEGACEDFSNIVASYPHYTVYKGTLSSGVEIAVVSTVIATNKDWSKHSEGRFRKKIDLLSRINHKNFINLLGYCEEENPFMRMMVLEYAPNGTLYEHLHVEGFDHIDWNGRMRVIMGVAYCIQHMHELNPSITHPDLHSSAILLSEDGAAKVADMSVWQEVISKGKMPKNDDIVDHHEPVSADPAGNVCSFGLLMLEIISGRPPYSEHKGSLANLAMECIKDDRNISCLLDPTLKTHKENELEIICELIQECIQSDPKKRPGMREVTTRLREVLAISPEAATPRLSPLWWAELEILSVEAT, encoded by the exons ATGTGGAAGATGGTGGACGCGCTGCTGCGTTGCTCCGCGCTCGTCGCGCTGGTTCTTCATTTCGTCGTCAATGGCTGCTCGGCGGTCAACACTGAAG GGTCGGCGCTGCTCAAGTTTCAGTCGAGGGTGGAGGAGGATCCGCATGGCGCCATGGCAGGTTGGAGCGAGCGGGATGGCGATCCTTGCAGTTGGAACGGCGTCCGCTGCGTGGATGGCAGGGTGGTGATTCT GAATCTAAAGGATCTCTCACTAAGAGGTACCTTGGGTCCAGAACTAGGAAGTCTTAGTCATCTGAGGGCTCT TGTACTCTCCAACAACTTGTTCGATGGACCAATACCGAAGGAAATGAGTGATCTTGCAATGCTGGAAATACTGGATTTAAGCAATAACAATTTGACTGGTGAAGTTCCGCAGGAGATAGCAGAAATGCAATCAATTAAGCACTT GTTGCTTTCCAACAATAACTTTCAATGGCCTCTCATCCAAAATTCCTACAGGAATTTTGATcaggaaattgattttgacgtCTATGATGAGAGGGGCGATGTGTATCAAAGATCTGAGAATGG ATTCGAGTCTGATTCTTCATCAGAAGAGAACACAAAAGACAATAACAATCTTTCTG CTCATCTTTCTTCACAATTTGCTGCAAGAAATCCAACTGTACAACTTAGCCGGCGCAGACTATTGGAGGATACCAATCTTGCTGCAGCTTCAGCAAATGCTCCTGTTCCAGCTGTTGCTTCTGTTCCTTCTACTGGAACTGGATCATTTTCAGCATTTAAGGAAATCAAGGTGCCTCCACCACTAAGTCCTCCAAGTAGTCCACCCATGTCCAGTGGTCCTCCACAAAGATCTAAGAGATGGTTGTATGCCATTGTGATTTCATCAATCGCTCTGCTGTTTATCGGCATAGCATGCATGTTTTTGCTATGCCGCAACAAATCAGTGGCGACAATAGGTCCATGGAAGACTGGGCTCAGTGGACAGCTGCAGAAGGCATTTGTGACAG GAGTACCAAAGTTGCAGCGCTCAGAGCTGGAAGGTGCTTGTGAGGACTTCAGTAACATTGTCGCAAGCTATCCACACTACACTGTATATAAGGGAACCTTATCAAGTGGCGTTGAGATAGCTGTTGTATCAACTGTTATTGCGACTAACAAAGATTGGTCGAAGCATTCCGAAGGGAGATTCAGAAAAAAG ATAGATTTGCTCTCACGAATTAATCACAAGAACTTCATCAACCTGCTTGGGTACTGTGAGGAGGAGAATCCTTTTATGAGGATGATGGTGTTAGAATATGCACCCAATGGAACACTCTATGAGCATCTCCATG TTGAGGGATTCGATCATATTGATTGGAATGGTAGGATGAGAGTAATTATGGGGGTAGCATACTGCATCCAACACATGCATGAGCTGAACCCTTCTATCACACATCCTGACTTACATTCAAGTGCCATATTGTTGTCTGAGGATGGAGCTGCAAAG GTAGCAGACATGAGTGTTTGGCAAGAAGTGATTTCTAAAGGAAAAATGCCCAAGAACGATGACATTGTTGATCACCATGAGCCTGTGTCTGCCGATCCAGCTGGGAACGTGTGCAGTTTTGGTCTACTCATGCTGGAAATCATCTCAGGAAGGCCTCCATATTCTGAACACAAGGGCTCCCTTGCGAACTTG GCTATGGAGTGCATTAAAGATGACCGGAATATATCATGTTTGCTTGATCCTACCTTGAAGACTCACAAAGAAAACGAGCTAGAAATCATCTGTGAGTTAATCCAGGAGTGCATCCAAAGCGACCCGAAGAAGAGACCAGGCATGCGAGAGGTCACCACTAGACTGAGAGAAGTTCTAGCAATCTCACCGGAGGCAGCAACGCCGAGACTGTCTCCACTTTGGTGGGCAGAGCTTGAGATCCTTTCGGTTGAAGCAACCTAG
- the LOC4325508 gene encoding pentatricopeptide repeat-containing protein At1g30610, chloroplastic isoform X2, with product MAAPPPSATVGLIPNLAGRGVLLPASAPDSSACHGFVVPTRRRRRVSVAPFGWGLARRGRVSDARADGFGAMCAVAGGEAGPGSSELRHVEKELTFSPTFTDYVKIMESVKLDRSKSLESTESDGRSSRRRFTGDGDAPVVRRGDERSGDGRSTSFDRQKGSQRNRGDVNERSMANNDIQNNSIRLVEKKKPGDVEKRRGRQGKVDEYVQRRIVRGEISEDEGNVDKNERKQFTLQLKMKDTRGSMVAHQSERNMHVQSNARKGLQRQSTSMVSHISSPSNSRIILENTKSLVKRGKENFSSPARSIYENNFKYPRERKFTNYDVNADDKFQRYQQTTENSGRGVVVGRFGEGDIDYNKATVSKRYGNRQATSGHDGHPTVSLKRGKPEAIRMQRGENVQTGKFIRRDAKAIDLDDRAAFKTFEVFTDVRNRPRVLQMELEDRIQKLASRLNATDVNTPEWKFSKMIHDAKIKFSDHSILRVVQILGRYGNWKRVLQVVEWLQSRERFKSYKSRYIYTTVLDVLGKAKRPFEALNVFYTMLDQLSSYPDMAAYHCIAVTLGQSGLVKELFDVIDRMRSPPKKFKLSPIQNWDPRLEPDLIVYNAVLNACVQQKQWEGAFWVLQQLKEKNIRPTNTTYGLVMEVMLVCGKYNLVYEFFNKVEKTSIPGTLNYKVLINALWREGKIDEAVMAVKGMESRGIVGSASLYYDLARCLCSGGRCKEALLQVEKICKVANKPLVVTYTGLIQTCIDNGSMENAKYIFDEMCKYCSPNNITCNIMLKSYTEHGMFEDAKDLLENILSGRIRSKVESSQKAIADKFTFNIFMEACAEAKRWNDFEYAFRKMLSSGYHFDERRHLRMVLDAYRNGKLLEDVWDYMCQYGRVPPAPMIMERFCLKLRQGDTVAAMSCINTFQESKIRNVSSMSWFNLLNRNGDRLKEDIIIKLLHELNNLVSSSGHSDSLYQNIISSCTEFLSVSTSVEKASSDQQMLPCTS from the exons atggcggcgccgccgccgagcgcgaCGGTGGGGCTGATTCCCAACCTGGCGGGGCGCGGGGTCTTGCTCCCCGCCTCGGCGCCTGATTCGAGCGCGTGCCACGGGTTCGTGgttccgacgaggaggaggaggagggtctcCGTGGCGCCGTTTGGTTGGGGTTTGGCGAGGAGAGGCCGGGTTTCTGACGCGAGAGCGGATGGTTTTGGTGCTATGTGCGCGGTGGCTGGCGGCGAGGCTGGTCCCGGTTCGTCCGAGTTGCGGCACGTCGAGAAGGAGCTGACGTTTAGCCCGACTTTCACCGACTATGTGAAGATCATGGAGTCGGTGAAGTTGGACAGGAGCAAGAGTTTAGAGAGCACAGAATCGGATGgaaggagctcgaggaggaggtTTACAGGCGATGGCGATGCACCGGTTGTTCGGCGAGGGGACGAGAGGTCAGGTGATGGAAGGAGTACATCTTTTGATAGGCAAAAGGGATCTCAGAGGAACAGAGGGGATGTGAATGAGAGGAGCATGGCGAATAATGATATTCAGAACAATAGTATTAGGttagtagagaaaaaaaagccaGGTGATGTTGAAAAGCGTCGGGGAAGACAGGGAAAGGTAGATGAATATGTACAGAGAAGAATTGTTCGAGGTGAGATTAGTGAAGATGAAGGTAATGTTGATAAAAATGAGCGCAAGCAGTTTACATTGCAGTTGAAGATGAAAGATACTAGAGGTAGTATGGTTGCTCATCAATCAGAGAGAAACATGCATGTTCAGTCAAATGCACGGAAGGGTTTGCAAAGACAGTCGACTTCGATGGTAAGCCATATTTCTAGCCCTTCAAACAGCAGAATTATATTGGAGAACACCAAGTCTTTGGTAAAAAGGGGAAAGGAGAACTTTAGTAGCCCAGCAAGAAGCATATATGAGAACAATTTCAAATATCCCAGAGAAAGAAAATTTACCAACTATGATGTCAATGCTGATGATAAATTTCAAAGATACCAGCAAACAACAGAAAATTCAGGGAGAGGTGTTGTAGTGGGAAGGTTTGGAGAGGGTGATATTGATTATAACAAGGCTACTGTAAGCAAAAGATATGGCAATAGGCAGGCAACGTCTGGGCATGATGGTCATCCAACGGTCAGCTTGAAGCGTGGAAAACCTGAAGCAATTCGAATGCAGAGAGGGGAAAATGTCCAAACAGGGAAGTTTATTAGGAGAGATGCGAAAGCTATAGACTTGGACGATAGAGCTGCTTTCAAGACTTTTGAGGTATTCACTGATGTCAGAAACAGGCCACGGGTTCTTCAAATGGAACTGGAAGATAGAATTCAGAAATTGGCTAGTCG GCTGAATGCTACAGATGTAAATACTCCAGAGTGGAAATTCTCCAAAATGATTCATGATGCAAAAATCAAATTCTCTGACCACTCTATCCTAAGGGTCGTTCAAATACTGGGTCGATATGGAAACTGGAAACGGGTCTTGCAAGTTGTTGAATGGCTTCAATCCCGTGAAAGATTCAAGTCCTACAAGAGCAG GTATATTTATACAACAGTGCTTGATGTTCTTGGGAAGGCAAAAAGACCTTTTGAGGCATTGAATGTATTTTACACCATGCTG GATCAATTGTCTTCTTATCCTGACATGGCTGCTTATCATTGTATTGCTGTGACTCTTGGCCAATCTGGTCTTGTAAAAGAGCTATTTGATGTGATTGACCGCATGCGTTCTCCTCCTAAGAAGTTTAAGCTAAGTCCTATTCAGAATTGGGATCCTAGGTTGGAACCAGACCTCATTGTGTACAATGCG GTTCTGAATGCCTGTGTGCAACAAAAGCAATGGGAAGGAGCATTCTGGGTTCTGCAACAGTTGAAAGAGAAGAACATCCGCCCTACAAATACAACATATGGTCTTGTAATGGAG GTAATGCTTGTTTGTGGCAAGTACAACTTGGTGTACGAGTTCTTCAATAAGGTGGAGAAAACGTCAATACCCGGCACTTTGAACTATAAAG TTCTCATTAATGCTCTTTGGAGAGAAGGGAAGATTGATGAAGCAGTCATGGCTGTCAAGGGTATGGAAAGTCGTGGAATAGTTGGTTCTGCCAGTCTTTATTATGACCTTGCTAGGTGCCTTTGCAGTGGAGGCCGGTGCAAAGAGGCACTTCTCCAG GTCGAGAAGATTTGCAAGGTTGCAAACAAACCACTGGTTGTTACCTACACAGGACTGATCCAAACCTGTATAGACAATGGAAGCATGGAAAATGCTAAATACATATTTGACGAAATGTGCAAATACTGCTCACCTAATAACATAACATGCAACATCATGCTGAAGTCATACACTGAACATGGAATGTTTGAGGATGCAAAAGATCTATTGGAGAATATTCTCAGTGGCAGGATAAGGAGTAAAGTGGAATCGAGTCAAAAGGCAATTGCAGACAAGTTTACTTTCAATATTTTCATGGAGGCCTGTGCTGAAGCAAAGAGGTGGAATGATTTTGAGTATGCATTTCGCAAAATGTTATCTAGTGGCTACCACTTTGACGAACGAAGGCACCTTCGTATGGTGCTTGATGCATATAGGAACGGGAAG TTATTGGAAGATGTATGGGACTACATGTGCCAATATGGCCGAGTTCCGCCTGCCCCCATGATAATGGAAAGATTTTGCCTGAAACTGAGACAAGGGGACACAGTGGCGGCGATGTCCTGCATCAATACCTTTCAGGAGAGCAAGATACGCAATGTTTCATCCATGTCCTGGTTCAATCTGCTGAACCGTAATGGGGATCGCTTGAAGGAGGATATTATTATCAAGCTACTTCATGAACTCAACAACCTTGTAAGCTCAAGTGGTCACTCTGATTCTTTGTATCAAAATATTATAAGTAGCTGTACAGAATTCCTTTCTGTTTCCACCTCTGTAGAAAAGGCGTCTTCTGATCAGCAGATGCTTCCCTGTACGTCATAG